A section of the Anabaena cylindrica PCC 7122 genome encodes:
- a CDS encoding ABC transporter ATP-binding protein: MKETILEVRNLQVEFSGDGSKVKAVNGISFDLHRGETLGIVGESGSGKSVTALAVMGLLQYPGRVGGGEIWFRPQENAQSLDLLALSVKEMQLYRGGDIAMIFQEPMSSLNPVYDIGFQMTEAIMRHQNVSAAEAKRIAIAGLQEVKLLPSDETIQQQCLDNQSSPPDSFQLAQLVKEQKAAMLERYPHQLSGGQLQRVMIAIAISCNPSLLIADEPTTALDVTVQATILELLQELQKSRNMAMIFISHDLGLISEITDQVAVMYKGKIVESGEAEQIFTNPQHPYTKGLVACRPSLNHRPQKLLTVSDYMSAKEDEFGQVVIYPQEPAQPPDISSEEINVRLANLCAQEPLLQIRNLNVGFPVRGVLGRTKPYNMAVNAVSFDVYPGETLGLVGESGCGKTTLGRSLLRLIEPMSGKIIFDGQNIITLKGQPLQKLRREMQIVFQNPFSSLNPRMKIGEAVMEPLLIHSVGKSQSQRRERAVELLERVGLGADDMKRYPHQFSGGQRQRVCIARSLALNPKFIICDESVSALDVSVQAQVLNLLKELQHDFNLTYIFISHDLSVVKFMSDRILVMNQGKIVEEGTAESLYREPKEEYTQKLIAAIPTGSPERMRKR; encoded by the coding sequence ATGAAAGAAACTATCCTAGAGGTTCGCAATCTACAAGTTGAATTTTCCGGTGATGGCAGTAAAGTTAAGGCTGTCAATGGTATCAGCTTTGATTTGCATCGAGGTGAGACTCTAGGAATAGTGGGAGAGTCTGGAAGTGGTAAATCAGTTACGGCTTTGGCTGTGATGGGTTTGTTGCAGTATCCCGGTAGGGTTGGTGGGGGAGAAATCTGGTTTCGTCCCCAGGAAAATGCCCAATCTCTGGATTTATTGGCTTTATCGGTTAAGGAGATGCAGCTGTACCGGGGTGGTGACATTGCAATGATTTTTCAAGAACCGATGAGTTCACTCAATCCGGTTTATGATATTGGGTTTCAGATGACAGAAGCAATTATGCGTCATCAAAATGTGAGTGCAGCTGAGGCTAAGAGAATTGCGATCGCAGGTCTGCAAGAAGTTAAACTTTTACCTAGTGATGAAACAATCCAGCAGCAGTGTCTTGATAATCAGTCATCTCCACCCGATAGCTTCCAATTAGCGCAGCTGGTGAAAGAACAAAAAGCAGCGATGCTGGAACGCTATCCCCATCAGTTATCTGGTGGTCAACTGCAACGGGTCATGATTGCCATAGCAATTTCTTGTAACCCATCATTGTTAATTGCTGATGAACCAACTACAGCCTTAGATGTGACGGTACAGGCGACAATTCTGGAATTGCTGCAAGAATTACAAAAAAGTCGTAATATGGCGATGATTTTTATCAGCCATGACTTGGGGTTGATTTCGGAAATCACTGACCAAGTAGCGGTGATGTATAAAGGTAAAATTGTCGAATCTGGTGAGGCAGAACAAATTTTTACTAATCCCCAACATCCTTATACAAAGGGGCTTGTAGCCTGTCGTCCTTCCCTGAACCATCGTCCCCAAAAACTGCTGACTGTTTCTGACTATATGAGTGCAAAGGAGGATGAATTTGGACAGGTGGTCATTTATCCCCAAGAACCAGCACAACCACCAGATATCAGCAGCGAAGAGATTAATGTCAGATTAGCTAATTTGTGCGCCCAAGAACCTCTTTTACAAATTCGCAACCTGAATGTTGGCTTCCCAGTCCGGGGGGTACTTGGGAGAACGAAACCTTACAATATGGCTGTGAATGCTGTTTCTTTTGATGTTTATCCAGGCGAAACTCTGGGATTGGTGGGAGAATCTGGTTGTGGTAAAACTACTTTGGGTAGAAGTTTGCTGAGATTAATCGAACCGATGAGCGGTAAAATTATTTTTGATGGACAAAATATAATTACCCTCAAAGGACAACCGTTGCAAAAATTGCGCCGGGAAATGCAAATAGTTTTCCAAAACCCGTTTAGTTCTCTTAACCCCCGGATGAAGATTGGTGAAGCGGTGATGGAACCGTTGTTGATTCATTCTGTGGGTAAGTCTCAGTCACAGCGACGAGAAAGGGCTGTGGAACTGTTAGAACGGGTCGGATTGGGTGCAGATGATATGAAACGCTATCCCCATCAGTTTTCTGGTGGTCAACGTCAACGGGTTTGTATTGCCCGATCTTTGGCTTTAAATCCTAAGTTTATTATCTGTGATGAGTCGGTTTCGGCTTTGGATGTGTCGGTACAAGCCCAGGTATTAAATTTGTTAAAAGAATTACAGCATGATTTTAACTTGACGTATATTTTTATTTCCCATGATTTAAGTGTGGTGAAATTTATGAGCGATCGCATTTTGGTGATGAACCAAGGGAAAATAGTTGAAGAAGGTACAGCAGAAAGTCTCTACCGCGAACCAAAAGAAGAATACACACAGAAGTTAATTGCAGCAATTCCTACAGGTAGTCCAGAGAGAATGAGAAAGAGGTAG
- a CDS encoding tetratricopeptide repeat protein: MSVNETLPTDIFAWNRQVYQRLKFALSIGLRRQIFFAVCDDLHLRNQVATRLHSTLAYPVGQVLYQPTETRGISTPAYPRLVTLRLNLNDPNPIAQINQWLGNYPPPIVGESKDTPGRPLPIPAFQIVGVELLTKQSVAVQRLFLHYLRLSEQYFSTQESSPFLESSLLFWVPRPWLSAIQQSAPKFWHGRTGVFIFAGEPTPTIDNRNYTENFSSLRSVDLGNLEKSIIDESIASEEVSESLIQEFKFTEDDDFLAEKAKNTEYTLNGISTEKFDIPKLSSFLHISDELISLVKETLNTDIPEDADENLQPQQLLWEIEKLQIQQAAGQEIAVAYHNLGNLYRLRIEQGKSSLENLMVAIIAYQEAVSYDDNSPQLPDTLNDLGTLYWMLHRTPGNSEEGKTYIEQGIEFYQLAIKLITPDSQPDIYARVQNNLATAYGDLARFSNPVENWQQAVTAYGEALLYRTEEIDPIKYAACQNNLGTAYWHLGQHSQPVEHLQKAIAAYNLALVYYKPSDEPLKYGMIQNNIGTAYWNLSQYEQPLDNLQLAVDFYREALKYRTPANVPNACAATRNNLGTAYWHIANLPQVTKDIRQSFLKLCVKTYEETLSISDSVDRKNLSFDLLATQNNLGLAYYQLVTDPSFNGDKKILSQHLEASLENHVQALNALNQNTEAYQTTFTHIVKIIRTFHDQLGIQGQNLALSKVPGNLIPEILPKL, from the coding sequence ATGAGCGTGAATGAAACTTTACCTACAGATATTTTTGCTTGGAATCGGCAAGTATATCAACGCCTAAAATTTGCCCTGAGTATTGGTTTACGACGGCAGATATTTTTTGCTGTGTGTGATGACTTACACTTAAGAAATCAAGTAGCTACTCGGTTACATTCTACCTTGGCTTATCCCGTGGGGCAGGTGCTATATCAGCCGACGGAAACAAGGGGAATCAGTACTCCAGCTTATCCAAGGCTAGTTACATTGCGGTTGAATTTAAATGATCCTAACCCCATAGCGCAGATAAATCAATGGTTGGGTAATTATCCTCCACCGATTGTGGGAGAATCAAAAGACACACCTGGTCGTCCCTTACCAATACCCGCATTTCAGATTGTCGGAGTGGAACTGCTCACTAAACAATCAGTAGCGGTACAACGTTTATTTTTACATTATCTCCGATTAAGTGAACAATATTTTTCTACCCAAGAATCCAGTCCGTTTTTAGAATCTAGTCTGCTGTTTTGGGTTCCGCGTCCTTGGTTATCTGCTATTCAGCAATCAGCACCCAAGTTTTGGCATGGTCGAACTGGTGTATTTATCTTTGCTGGAGAACCGACACCAACAATAGATAATCGCAATTATACAGAAAATTTCTCTAGTTTGAGAAGTGTAGATCTAGGAAATCTTGAGAAATCAATTATTGATGAATCAATCGCTTCAGAAGAAGTGTCAGAAAGTCTTATTCAAGAGTTTAAGTTTACTGAAGATGATGATTTTTTGGCAGAAAAAGCTAAGAATACAGAATATACGTTAAATGGAATATCAACAGAAAAGTTTGATATTCCCAAACTCTCTTCTTTCTTGCATATTAGTGATGAGTTAATATCGTTAGTTAAAGAAACACTGAATACGGATATTCCTGAAGATGCCGATGAAAATTTACAACCGCAGCAACTTCTCTGGGAAATTGAAAAATTACAAATCCAGCAAGCTGCTGGGCAAGAAATAGCGGTAGCTTATCATAATTTAGGAAATTTATATCGTCTTCGCATTGAGCAAGGAAAGTCAAGTCTAGAAAATTTAATGGTGGCAATTATTGCCTATCAGGAAGCAGTCAGTTATGACGACAATTCACCACAACTCCCAGATACTTTAAATGATTTGGGTACGTTGTATTGGATGCTGCACCGCACACCTGGTAATAGTGAGGAAGGAAAAACTTATATAGAACAGGGAATAGAGTTTTATCAGTTGGCAATAAAACTAATTACACCTGATAGCCAACCGGATATTTATGCTCGTGTGCAGAATAATTTAGCTACAGCTTACGGTGATTTAGCGCGATTTTCTAACCCTGTGGAAAATTGGCAACAAGCGGTTACAGCTTATGGTGAAGCACTTCTCTACCGAACAGAGGAAATTGATCCTATTAAATATGCTGCTTGTCAGAATAATTTGGGGACTGCTTACTGGCATTTGGGACAACATAGTCAACCGGTGGAACATCTTCAAAAAGCGATCGCAGCTTATAATCTAGCACTTGTATATTATAAACCCAGTGATGAGCCGCTCAAGTATGGCATGATTCAAAATAATATCGGCACTGCTTATTGGAATTTATCTCAATATGAACAACCATTGGATAACTTACAATTAGCAGTTGATTTTTACCGTGAAGCCCTTAAATATCGTACTCCTGCTAATGTTCCTAATGCCTGTGCGGCTACTCGCAATAATCTTGGTACTGCCTATTGGCATATAGCAAATCTACCACAAGTAACTAAAGACATTCGCCAAAGTTTTTTGAAATTATGCGTCAAAACTTATGAAGAAACTCTGAGTATATCAGATTCTGTAGATCGTAAAAATTTAAGTTTTGATTTATTGGCAACACAAAATAATTTGGGACTTGCTTATTATCAATTAGTTACAGATCCGTCTTTCAATGGTGACAAAAAAATACTTTCTCAGCATTTAGAAGCATCTTTAGAAAATCATGTCCAAGCACTAAATGCCTTGAATCAAAATACGGAAGCTTATCAAACGACTTTTACCCATATAGTGAAAATAATTCGCACTTTTCATGATCAATTAGGTATTCAAGGACAAAATCTGGCTTTATCTAAGGTTCCGGGTAATTTAATTCCTGAAATTTTACCTAAGTTATAA
- the psb34 gene encoding photosystem II assembly protein Psb34 — translation MPYTNEEGGLINNFAREPKVYEAEPPTPTQQRNYIVLGIAAALLVGGVIFVAFSVSNVG, via the coding sequence ATGCCCTATACAAACGAAGAAGGCGGACTGATAAACAATTTTGCTCGTGAACCTAAGGTTTATGAAGCAGAACCTCCTACACCCACTCAACAGCGCAACTATATTGTTTTAGGAATTGCTGCTGCACTTTTGGTTGGTGGTGTGATTTTTGTCGCCTTCTCTGTTTCTAACGTTGGTTAA
- a CDS encoding AAA family ATPase: MQRISIENFGPVKKFEADVTDVMLLIGPQASGKSTISKIIFIFKSLKEQILKYIDDNSIKNSSLLINNISSIILLTYFDIKADSEVSSVKYQYSNEKYIKISGSIYNKNIEISPILEKELDSLITEISNYKIIFKEQQNKFKSLEELRELESDRRLQSKIFKSRIDNIFEETHSSVFIPAGRSLMSTLTEQLQDINNPNILDYFTQSFVERINLLKSYFTDDLNTLIQNKNIALNLGIDLLSLLKKILKGEYRFNADLDKERIYINNEKYVKLQYASSGQQESVWILLLIFRYILDETSVFMVFEEPEAHLYPETQSDIVELIGLLANINNNQIVITTHSPYILSSFNNLLYAHQVGTKKIGDEREAVETIISNKSWIDPDRISAYFISENYYESIMDEELKLIQAEKIDSASSIINDKFNDLFNLDD; this comes from the coding sequence ATGCAAAGAATATCTATAGAAAATTTTGGCCCCGTGAAAAAATTTGAGGCCGATGTCACAGATGTAATGCTATTAATTGGTCCCCAAGCCAGCGGGAAAAGTACAATTAGCAAGATAATTTTTATATTTAAATCTTTAAAAGAGCAAATACTTAAGTATATAGATGATAATTCTATAAAGAATTCGTCCTTATTAATTAATAATATAAGCTCAATAATATTACTCACATATTTTGATATTAAAGCAGATAGTGAAGTATCTAGTGTAAAATATCAATACTCAAACGAAAAATATATAAAAATTTCTGGGTCTATATATAATAAAAATATTGAAATTAGTCCAATTCTTGAGAAAGAATTAGATTCTCTAATTACAGAAATTTCAAATTACAAAATAATCTTCAAAGAACAACAGAATAAATTTAAGTCATTAGAAGAATTACGAGAACTAGAATCAGATAGGAGATTACAGTCAAAAATTTTTAAATCACGCATTGATAACATTTTTGAAGAAACACACTCTTCTGTATTTATTCCTGCTGGGAGAAGTTTGATGTCTACATTAACTGAGCAATTACAAGATATCAATAATCCAAATATTTTAGACTATTTTACACAATCTTTTGTCGAGAGAATTAATTTATTAAAATCTTATTTTACAGATGACTTAAATACTCTCATTCAAAACAAAAATATTGCTTTGAATCTAGGAATAGATTTATTATCTTTATTGAAAAAAATCCTCAAAGGTGAGTATAGATTTAATGCAGATCTTGATAAAGAAAGAATTTATATTAATAATGAAAAATATGTCAAACTACAATATGCTTCTTCAGGACAACAAGAATCAGTTTGGATTCTTTTGCTGATATTTAGATATATTTTAGATGAAACGAGTGTATTTATGGTTTTTGAAGAACCGGAAGCACATCTTTATCCTGAAACCCAAAGTGATATTGTAGAATTAATTGGTTTATTAGCAAATATTAATAATAATCAAATAGTTATTACTACTCATAGTCCTTATATTCTCTCATCTTTCAACAATCTTTTATATGCTCACCAAGTGGGTACAAAAAAAATTGGTGATGAAAGAGAAGCAGTGGAAACTATTATTAGTAATAAAAGTTGGATTGATCCAGATCGGATTTCTGCTTACTTTATATCTGAAAATTACTATGAGTCAATTATGGATGAAGAACTGAAATTAATTCAAGCTGAAAAAATAGATAGCGCATCCAGTATAATTAATGACAAGTTTAATGATTTGTTTAATTTAGATGACTGA
- a CDS encoding Coq4 family protein, with amino-acid sequence MENVITYNNDKGLLAYIQFLASRALRTKYDGTDPIFNFEDALDQTEIAHFTVDELKKIPEVNTLFTERWLPAPINLDELSKLPEGTLGYVYAREMKARGFDPNFYQTVPVVDDISYLKMLWRTTHDIYHVVAGFDTDVFGELGLQAFVLAQTAIPISIMLVSFGMVLISLYQPDKLKPLMTEISRGYRLGSHTPSKLIAQKWDQFWNVPVMEIRTQLGMNYISEN; translated from the coding sequence ATGGAAAATGTAATTACCTATAACAATGATAAAGGACTCCTCGCTTATATTCAATTTCTAGCATCAAGAGCATTAAGAACCAAATATGATGGTACTGATCCAATCTTTAATTTTGAAGATGCACTTGATCAAACCGAAATAGCACATTTCACTGTAGATGAACTAAAAAAAATCCCTGAAGTTAACACCCTATTTACAGAACGCTGGTTACCTGCACCAATAAATTTAGATGAATTAAGTAAACTTCCAGAAGGAACTTTAGGATATGTTTATGCTAGGGAAATGAAAGCTAGAGGTTTTGATCCCAACTTCTATCAAACAGTTCCTGTTGTTGATGATATTTCCTATCTGAAAATGCTGTGGAGAACTACCCATGATATTTATCATGTAGTTGCAGGCTTTGATACTGATGTATTTGGAGAACTTGGTTTACAAGCTTTTGTTTTAGCTCAAACTGCTATTCCTATCAGCATTATGCTGGTGAGTTTTGGTATGGTTTTAATTAGTCTCTACCAACCGGATAAACTCAAACCTTTAATGACAGAAATATCCCGTGGCTACCGTTTAGGTTCTCATACTCCCAGCAAACTTATTGCTCAAAAGTGGGATCAGTTTTGGAATGTTCCAGTTATGGAAATTCGCACTCAATTAGGAATGAATTATATTTCTGAAAACTGA
- the thiO gene encoding glycine oxidase ThiO: MTSDILIIGGGVIGLACAVELKLRGAGVTVLCRNFSDAASHAAAGMLAPDAEKISNGAMLSLCWRSRFLYPRWTRKLEDLTGLNTGYWPCGILAPVYQEAGEQGAGGRSKDKDVSQSSTYWLDKAAIEQYQPGLGADVIGGWWYPEDGQVDNRALVKVLRTAAESLGVEFKDGVTVDAIAQQQGKVIGVQTNLGLLHASHYVLAAGAWANQLLPLPVIPRKGQMLSLRVPESVPELPLTRVLYGENIYIVPRRNRSIVLGATSEDVGFTADNTPDGIQSLLQAAIRLYPQLANYPIQEMWWGFRPSTADELPILGNSHCDNLTLATGHFRNGILLAPVTAELIADLIWEKKADPLLANFHYSRFQAQSSTTTSMLTHSANFTNRHGNLQPTDLTIQDSSLIIAGKTFQSRLMTGTGKYRSIAEMQQSVAASGCQIVTVAVRRVQTKAPGHEGLAEALDWNKIWMLPNTAGCQTAEEAIRVARLGREMAKLLGQEDNNFVKLEVIPDAKYLLPDPIGTLQAAEQLVKEGFAVLPYINADPMLAKRLEEVGCATVMPLAAPIGSGQGLKTTANIQIIIENANIPVVVDAGIGAPSEASEAMELGADALLINSAIALAQNAPAMAYAMNLAAVAGRMAYLAGRMPMKNYASASSPLTGTIT, encoded by the coding sequence ATGACTAGTGACATTTTAATTATTGGCGGTGGCGTTATTGGCTTGGCTTGCGCTGTCGAATTGAAATTACGGGGGGCAGGTGTCACCGTGCTTTGTCGTAATTTTTCAGATGCAGCCAGTCACGCAGCCGCAGGGATGCTGGCCCCTGATGCGGAAAAAATATCAAACGGGGCGATGCTTTCTTTGTGTTGGCGATCGCGCTTTTTGTATCCCAGATGGACACGCAAACTAGAAGATTTAACTGGTTTAAATACAGGTTATTGGCCTTGTGGCATCCTCGCTCCAGTTTATCAGGAGGCAGGGGAGCAGGGAGCAGGGGGAAGAAGTAAAGATAAGGATGTTTCCCAATCCTCTACTTACTGGTTAGACAAAGCAGCTATTGAGCAATATCAACCAGGTTTAGGTGCAGATGTGATTGGTGGCTGGTGGTATCCTGAAGATGGGCAAGTTGATAACCGCGCTTTGGTGAAAGTTTTACGAACTGCGGCTGAGTCTTTGGGTGTGGAATTCAAGGATGGCGTGACAGTGGATGCGATCGCTCAACAACAGGGAAAAGTTATCGGTGTACAAACCAATTTGGGTTTACTGCACGCCTCCCATTATGTTTTAGCCGCTGGTGCTTGGGCAAATCAATTATTACCTTTACCAGTGATTCCCCGCAAAGGACAGATGCTGAGTTTGCGAGTACCGGAATCTGTCCCAGAATTACCATTGACGCGGGTGCTTTACGGCGAAAATATTTACATTGTCCCCCGGCGTAATCGTTCTATTGTTCTGGGAGCAACTAGTGAAGATGTGGGATTTACTGCTGATAACACCCCAGATGGAATTCAAAGTTTACTCCAAGCGGCAATTCGTCTTTATCCACAATTAGCAAATTATCCCATTCAAGAAATGTGGTGGGGATTTCGCCCTTCTACTGCCGATGAATTACCGATTTTAGGCAATAGCCATTGTGATAATTTAACTTTGGCTACTGGACATTTTCGGAATGGCATTTTACTTGCACCTGTCACAGCCGAATTAATTGCTGATTTGATTTGGGAAAAAAAGGCAGATCCTCTCCTGGCTAATTTTCATTATTCACGCTTTCAAGCTCAGTCATCTACCACTACATCCATGCTGACTCATTCTGCTAATTTCACCAACAGACACGGTAATCTACAACCCACAGATTTGACTATTCAAGATTCAAGTTTGATTATTGCTGGTAAAACTTTTCAATCTCGCTTAATGACGGGAACTGGTAAGTATCGCAGCATTGCAGAAATGCAGCAAAGTGTTGCCGCTAGTGGGTGTCAAATTGTGACTGTAGCGGTGCGGAGAGTGCAAACTAAAGCACCTGGACATGAAGGTTTGGCGGAAGCTTTAGATTGGAATAAAATCTGGATGTTGCCCAATACCGCAGGTTGTCAAACCGCTGAAGAAGCAATCCGGGTTGCCCGTTTGGGACGCGAAATGGCGAAGTTATTAGGACAGGAAGACAATAATTTTGTCAAGTTGGAGGTAATACCTGATGCCAAATATTTACTTCCAGATCCCATTGGCACTCTGCAAGCTGCTGAACAGTTGGTAAAGGAAGGTTTTGCTGTTTTGCCATATATCAATGCTGACCCCATGTTAGCCAAGCGTTTAGAGGAAGTTGGTTGTGCAACAGTGATGCCTTTAGCAGCCCCTATTGGTTCAGGACAAGGGTTGAAAACTACTGCCAATATTCAGATTATTATTGAAAATGCCAATATCCCTGTTGTTGTAGATGCTGGTATTGGTGCGCCTTCTGAGGCTTCTGAGGCGATGGAATTGGGTGCGGATGCGTTGTTAATTAATAGTGCGATCGCACTGGCTCAAAATGCCCCAGCTATGGCTTATGCGATGAATCTGGCAGCGGTAGCCGGTCGCATGGCTTATTTAGCGGGAAGAATGCCGATGAAAAACTACGCTAGTGCTAGTTCACCTTTGACAGGGACTATTACCTAA
- the tnpA gene encoding IS200/IS605 family transposase: MVARKGSHAVFSIHLHFIFVTKYRKKIINAPILERMHEIFANICIKTNCILVEFSGEQDHVHLLVDYHPDNNISDFTSSLKSASSRIIRKEFKEHIDKFYWKPVFWSSSYYVASSGGAPIEKLKQYIKEQDAPTK, encoded by the coding sequence GTGGTTGCTCGTAAAGGCTCACACGCTGTATTCTCTATTCACCTACACTTTATATTTGTGACTAAATACCGAAAGAAAATAATTAATGCTCCAATACTGGAAAGAATGCACGAGATTTTTGCAAATATCTGCATTAAGACTAACTGCATATTAGTAGAGTTTTCTGGTGAACAAGATCACGTTCATTTACTGGTGGACTATCACCCTGACAATAATATTTCTGATTTTACATCTAGTTTAAAATCTGCTAGTAGCCGGATTATTCGTAAAGAATTTAAAGAACATATTGATAAATTTTATTGGAAACCTGTCTTTTGGTCTAGCTCGTATTATGTGGCATCAAGTGGTGGTGCGCCAATTGAAAAACTAAAACAATATATTAAGGAACAAGACGCACCAACGAAGTAA
- a CDS encoding RNA-guided endonuclease InsQ/TnpB family protein has protein sequence MTFRLYPNQTTESKLRYHRKLHKDLFNAAVNNRFTQYQKFNHKVDYFEQQNCLPAFKEVWVEYKELPSHALQATLKRVDFAFERWFKGLGKRPRFKSIRHYSGWTYPDSAGFKVESNGENGYLNLSKIGKIQMRGQAKYWGKPTTCTIVFRNGKWYASITVNVLEQALKPKTLPIGAVGIDLGCKSALSITDGENHQQIDAPKFYRIAEQKIKKASKEKRRKRAPNRNKKIKASRRYKKAQVKVSKLVARVANQRQDWVHQVAVEIIGSNSFIATEKLEVKNMTSKAKKGKRKKQKAGLNKSILDVGFGMLRASIKYRVEQIGGVFVEVPTRQVKPSQTCPKCGNQHKKTLDKREHQCGVCGYVQDRDIAAAEVILYWAKGTLPGLGTSLVDADLSGSTSRTRKKAGSMRQLGEKKRQKISRGLC, from the coding sequence ATGACTTTCCGGTTATATCCAAATCAGACAACTGAATCAAAATTGCGGTATCACCGAAAGTTACACAAAGACTTATTTAACGCCGCAGTCAATAACAGATTTACCCAATATCAAAAGTTTAACCACAAGGTTGATTATTTTGAGCAACAAAATTGTTTGCCAGCGTTTAAAGAAGTCTGGGTAGAATACAAAGAGCTTCCTAGCCATGCTTTACAGGCGACTTTAAAGCGGGTTGATTTTGCTTTTGAACGCTGGTTTAAAGGGTTGGGTAAACGTCCTAGATTCAAATCAATCAGGCATTATTCGGGGTGGACATATCCAGATTCTGCTGGGTTTAAAGTAGAATCTAATGGCGAGAATGGGTATCTGAATCTATCCAAAATTGGCAAGATTCAAATGCGTGGACAAGCCAAATATTGGGGGAAACCTACTACTTGCACTATTGTTTTTCGCAATGGCAAATGGTACGCCTCTATAACAGTTAATGTTTTAGAGCAAGCCCTAAAACCAAAAACTTTACCCATTGGTGCGGTAGGAATTGATTTAGGGTGTAAATCAGCATTATCCATTACCGACGGGGAAAATCATCAACAAATTGATGCCCCTAAGTTTTATAGAATTGCTGAACAGAAAATCAAAAAAGCTTCTAAGGAGAAGAGACGTAAACGCGCACCAAATAGAAACAAAAAAATCAAGGCTTCTAGAAGATATAAAAAAGCCCAAGTGAAAGTTAGTAAACTAGTCGCACGAGTTGCTAATCAACGTCAAGACTGGGTACATCAAGTTGCAGTAGAAATAATCGGCAGTAATAGCTTCATTGCAACGGAAAAACTAGAAGTTAAGAATATGACTAGTAAAGCGAAGAAAGGTAAGCGCAAAAAGCAAAAAGCTGGGTTAAATAAATCAATTCTTGACGTGGGTTTTGGGATGCTTAGAGCATCTATTAAATACAGAGTAGAACAAATTGGTGGTGTCTTCGTGGAAGTCCCAACCCGTCAAGTAAAACCTAGTCAAACCTGTCCAAAATGCGGAAATCAGCACAAGAAAACACTCGATAAACGAGAGCATCAGTGCGGTGTTTGTGGGTATGTTCAGGACAGGGATATTGCTGCTGCTGAGGTCATACTTTATTGGGCAAAAGGCACTCTACCGGGGTTAGGAACTAGCCTCGTAGACGCTGATCTTTCTGGCTCTACTTCACGCACCCGCAAAAAAGCGGGAAGCATGAGGCAACTAGGGGAAAAGAAGCGTCAAAAAATCTCAAGGGGACTTTGCTAA
- a CDS encoding 2Fe-2S iron-sulfur cluster-binding protein, with amino-acid sequence MPQVVAQGKLIECESQANLRKVLLENGIDLYNGGSKLINCRGIGSCGTCAVKVEGEVSAANWRDQTRRSLPPHSPTSNLRLACQTQVLGDVKITKFDGFWGQGSQLVWTPEG; translated from the coding sequence ATGCCCCAAGTAGTAGCTCAAGGTAAATTAATTGAGTGTGAAAGCCAAGCCAATTTACGTAAAGTTCTGTTAGAAAATGGCATTGACCTCTACAATGGCGGTTCCAAGCTCATAAATTGTCGAGGAATTGGCAGTTGTGGTACTTGTGCGGTTAAGGTAGAAGGCGAAGTATCCGCAGCGAATTGGCGTGATCAAACGCGGCGTTCGCTTCCTCCCCATTCTCCTACATCAAACTTGCGTTTAGCTTGCCAAACTCAGGTTTTAGGTGATGTCAAAATAACAAAGTTTGATGGATTTTGGGGTCAAGGTTCTCAATTAGTTTGGACACCAGAAGGTTAA